Genomic DNA from Nomascus leucogenys isolate Asia chromosome 10, Asia_NLE_v1, whole genome shotgun sequence:
GTGACTCCATTGAGATATGTTAATTGAACATTCCCTGTTTGCTGGGCACTGTGCCAAGACCTGCAGGGACATATCATTCCCTTGCAAAAGGACTGGGAAGTATTATATTAATATCATGCCATTTTCAAGATAAGGAAATGAGGTCAGAAAGGTCAAGTAAGTTGCTCAAAGCCACACAGCGATCGGCACAGCCAGATTCAAACCTGTGCAATGGGCTTTCTGAATTCCACTTTTTCACTGCTGACTCACTGCAGAGCAAGTGCTGAGATCATAGGCTCTGTTAGCAGCTagagaggatttttttaaaactgtggatCCAGAAGATACATTAATGAGCTgagttcaacatttaaaaataaaatagattacaaTAGAAAACATCAGAgtaggggccgggtgcggtggctcatgcctgtaatcccagcactttgggaggctgaggcgggcagatcacgaggtcaggagttcgagaccagcctagccaacatggtggtgtgcactataatcccagctactcgggaggctgaggcaggagaatcacctgaacctgggaggcggaggttgcagtcagccgagatcgtgccattgcactcttgcctgggtgacagagcaagactccatcaaaaaagaaaagaaaagaaggaaggaaggaaaagggaaggaaggaaggaaggaaggaagataggaaggaaggaaggaaggaatcagaATATCTACCACGTTGTAAGACAAGTATTGGCCAGGCTtactggcacacacctgtaatctcagcactttgggaggccaaggcaggcagattgcttgcaggagtttgagaccagcctgggcaacacggcgaaaccccatctctacaaaaaaaaaatacaaaaataacactACATGgtagcatgagcctgtagtcccagctattcaggagtctgaggtgggaggatcgcttgagtccgggaggcggaggttgcagtgagccaagatctcaccaccgcagtccagctgggtgacagagtgagaccctgtctcaaaacaagacaaatcttgtttcttaaaatttttgtttccattatgGGGAAGGAGAGAGTGGAGATTGTGTGCTAGATAACgataaagatatatttattcaTCTAGGTTGAGGTCAGAGAAATTTGACAAATGCTGCAGAGGTAGTAAATCAAAACTGGTTTCCCCATGGAAATCAGTgtaaagttgtgtgtgtgtgtgtgtgtgtgtgtgtgtgtgtgtaggccaGTCTTCAGAATCTAGCCatctacaattattttaaatcccTTTGGCTTTCATTTTCCTCCATATTATCACCAATACTTCCCAGGGTGCCTGTTACTATGAAAACAATGTCAGCGGCTTTGCCTTTCTCATAGTGTTCTATCCAACCTAATTTTTGTTCCACAGTTATTGTTAGGGAAATATTTTCCCCCCAACGCTAGCACTACCAATTGGTTAGCACTATTACGAATACAGTTTTCTTTGATCAGACTTTTCTATGTATCCTGAAAGGAAGatagtgttattttatttatcttacagATAGAAAAGTAGACAGGGAAATAAAGTAATTTATTCCAATTCATACAGCTGGCAAAGGGTAGGGCTTCAACTGAAATAGGTTTTTATTATTGCGATAACAGTGGTGACTGTTAAAACAAAAGTACGAGGTCATCGAAGTCCCTCCCAGAAGTTCCACACAAAACACGCAATGACCAGGATATGGGCAGAGGCTGTGGCTGCGTTTCTATTTCACATtgaatttaggccgggcgtgatggctcatgcctgtattcctaacactttgggaggccaaggcaggcggatcacctgaagtcatgagtttgagactagcctggccaacatagtgaaacctcatctctactaaaaatacaaaaatttgccgggcacgGCAgcgtacgcctgtaattccagctactcaggaggctgaggcaggagaatcgcttgaacccccagcctgggcaacagaacaagaccccatctcaaaaaaaaaaaaaatgaatttggtgCAGCTGCAGTCAATAAAGGACCTAGTTTATAATGCAGATGCTGCCAGCTTCAAATTTATGCAATTCTTCCCATTTTTTAacacagggcttttttttttttttttttttttttgagacagagtcatactctgtcacccaggctggaatgcaaatgcaatggcgcgacctcagctcaccacaacctccgcttcccaagttcaagcgattctcctgcctcagcctctcaagtagctgggattacaggcgtgcgccaccacaaccagctaattttgtatttttttttttttagcagagatggggtttcaccatgttggtcaggctggtctcgaagtcctgacctcaggtgatccacctgcttcagcctcccaaagtgctgggattacaggtgtgagccactgcgcctggctagggaatttatattattattattttagaaaacgTAAGACATCATATTGTTAGGTTGTAGTCTTTCAAGATCAGGTacagttggccaggcacggtggctcatgcctgtaatcctagcactttgggaggctgaggcgggcagatgacgaggtcaggagttcgagaccagcctgaccaacatggtgaaaccccgtctctactaaaaatacaaaaattagcgtctcaaaaaaaaaaaaaaagatcaggtaCAGTTGCCCCTTGGTAGCAGTGATGGGATTGGTTCTGGAACCCCTATGGATACCCAAATCTGCAGATGTTTAAGTCTCTTATATAAATGCcctagtatttgcatgtaacctatgtacatcctctcctacactttaaatcatctctagattacttataatgcataatacaatgtaaatgctttgCAAATAATTGTTACATTGTTTGAAACTTGTACTCGttttttattactgtattttttccccaatattttttATCAGCAGTTGATTGAATCTGCTGATGCGGAACCCACAGATACCAAGGACTGTAATTCAAATCATAAAATGCACCCTAGGCAAAGCCCGCCTGGGCCTCTTCCTCGTGTGCGTGGTGAGCTCTAGGCAGGATCTGCTTTGCTTAATGGACAGAGTCAGCCCTGTCTTCAGAACAGGAGCCTGGGAATTTCCATCTTTGACAagctggagttttctttttctttttattgagacagggtttcactcctgttgcccaggctggagtgcagtgaccaatacagtgacatgatctcggctccctgcaacctccgcctccagggttcaagcgattctcctactttagctgggattacaggcgtgcgccaccatgccccgctaatttttgcattttttatagagatggggtttggccatgttgctcaggctggtctcaaactcctggcctcaagtggtccgcccgcctcagcctcccaaggtgctgggattacaggagtgagccaccgcacccgggccAACAAGCTGGAGTTTTCTATCAGTCAAGTCTGAGAAGCACTCTGAAGGGTTTGTGCAATATTTGTTACTTGGCCTCTAGGAAGGCTCAAGTATTCGCTCTTAGGAGGATCGGCATAGCGTGGTGGTCATGGGCATTCTGGAGTCAGGTTAGGCAAACCTTGATCCAAATGTGAGCTCAGCAGCTGTACCCATGGGACCTCCTGGAGTCCCATCTTACCCCATCTGTGAAAcgggaggccaggcgcggtggctcacgcctgtaatcccagcactttgggaggctgaggcgggctgatcacctgaggtcaggagttcaagaccagcctggccaacattgtgaaaccccgtctctacaaaaatacaaaaattggccgggtgtggtggcgggtgcctgtaatcccagctactcgggaggctgaggaggaagaatcgcctgaacccgggaagcagaggttgcggtgagccgggatggcgccattgaactccagcttgggcgacagagcgagactccgtctcaaaaacaaaaaacaaaaaacaaaaacacgggAACCGTCCCCCATCGTCCTTTGAGCAGTCGCGTGGCTGCGAGCCCCGGGCTGGGGCCGCGCTGACCCTCCCGTGCCCCTCGCAGATGCCCGTGCTGAAGCAGCTGGGCCCCGCGCAGCCCAAGAAGCGGCCTGATCGCGGCGCCCTGTCCATCTCCGCGCCGCTCGGCGACTTCCGGCACACGCTGCACGTGGGGCGCGGCGGCGACGCCTTCGGGGACACCTCGTTCCTGAGCCGCCACGGCGGTGGGCCGCCCCCCGAGCCCCGGGCGCCCCTCGCGGGGGCCCCGCGctccccgccgccgcccgccgtcCCGCAGTCCGCAGCGCCCTCGCCTGCCGACCCGCTGCTGTCCTTCCACCTGGATCTGGGGCCCTCCATGCTGGACGCGGTGCTGGGCGTCATGGACGCGGCGCGCCCGGAGGCGGCTGCCGCCAAGCCCGACGCGGAACCCCGCCCCGGGACGCAGCCCCCTCAGGCCCGCTGCCGCCCCAACGCGGACCTCGAGCTGGACGACGTCATCGGCCTCTAGGTTCCCTCATTCCCCGCGCCCTTCCCGCCCGACACCCCACTTCTGTATACATAAACGGCCAAGGTGTGTGCCCGCGCTCCGACTTTTCACTTTGCACGTGGAAAGGGATGAATGATAGGGTCCTGGCGCCTCTGAGAGCCGGAGGTGTCACCCGGAGGCCTGGTCCGGGTCGGATGAttgccctggggtgggggtgcggCTCCTTTAAGAGAGCCCGAGGGCGTGGCCAGGCGGTGCGCCTTGCAGGGGCGGCCGCTCCCGCAGTCCCGTTCATCAAATACTGAGCGCCACCGCCGGCCGGACGTGGTCCTGGGGCCGGGCCAGACTCAGCCACCGAGGGGCCAGCcgaggcggggcggggcggggctgcAGAGTGCTGCAGCCCCGGGAGTCCTTCTGGCCCTGAACGCCTCAGGTGGACTCCGACCGGGCGGAGCCGCCGTTTACTCTGGGAGCGGCTGCAGAGGGAAGTGTAGGGGGCCTGGTCTCCGTGGGGGAAAGGTCCGCAGGCATCTTGGTTCTTTAAGGTCCCAGAGGGATGGGGCCGAACATGCAAATGATTTGGACTGAGGGGCCAGGTTCTCTTAAGTTTCCCAGAGGGGCGGGGCCGCAAATGTAAATCACTTGGACTGAGGGCGGGTCCAGGTTCTTTAAAGACGTCCCCCTCAGGGGCGGGGCACACAGGTATCACCGGGGAAAGGGGCGGGGCACCACATGTAAATCACCGGGAAAGGGACGGGACACAGGTAAATCACCCGGAAAGGGGCGGGACGCCAGATGTAAATCACCCGGAAAGAGGCGGGACACATGTAAATCACCTAAAAGGGGTGGGGCACTTTAATCACCCGGAAAGGGGTGGGGCATTACATGTAAATTACCCTGAAAGGAGCGGGGAACACATGTAAATCACTTGGGAAGGGGAGAGGCACACATGACAATCACCTAAAAGGGGCGGGGCACTCGTAAATCACCAGGAACGGGGCGGGACATCACATGTAAATCACCGGGAACGGGGCGGGGCACTACATGTAAATCAACTAAAGGGCGAGGCACCCGTAATCATCCGGAAAGGGGCAGGGAATTATATGTAAATCACCCGGAAAGAGGCAGCACACAGGAATCACCGGGAAAGGGGCGGGGCCAGGCTCCCAATTGCTCCGGGAGCCCGAGACGGCCGCAGCCTTTACGCAGCTTGCTTTCCTGGCGCTGGGGGTGGGCGCAGCCGGGAAGTCCCAGAGCAGCGGTGTCAGGTTCTCCACGAAGGAGGGACTGGGCCAGAGTCCTCGCGAGGGCCCGAGGCGTGGTCCCCTAAGCTGGGCCGGAGCGCGGGCCGCTGACGCCACTGGGGTGAGGCTCGGTGCATCCAAGGGGAGCTGCCCTCCGTGCGGGGAGACCTGGTCCGCGCGGCGGGCGTGCCAGTTCCCCGCACCCATGGCAGCGGCCGGAGAGCCGGAGTTGCCGCAGGAAGCCCCCGCCACGGAACCCGCGCCCCCGCCGGCCTGCCGCTTCTTCCTGGAAGGCCGCTGCCGCTTCGGCGCCCGCTGCCGCCAGCCCCACCCTGGGGCGCCGGCGCCGCCTGGCCGCGAGGCGCAGCGGGAGGCCGGGGCCAAGAAGCCGCCGCTGCGCACAGCCGCGGACGTCATCCAGCGCATCCGCTGGGACCCGCGCCTCGACCCCGCCGACTTCTCGGTGGGCTACGTCGACCGCTTTCTGGGCGTGCGCGAGGAGCCCTTCAGCGCCTTTTGCTGGGACCAGCCGCTGGCGGCGCTCGGGCCGGGCGTGCTGGCAGTGCCCCAGCACCGCGTGCGCTTCTTCCGCTTCCGCGGCCGCCTTGTGTGGGACCGCGCCTCGCGCACCGACCTCGTCTTTGGCTCTGGCTCGGCGGCGGGACGCGGGCCCACCATCCTGGACGCACCGAACACCGAGGGCGCCCACGGGGCGGAGGGTGCCAAGTGGACACTGGCGGGGACAGGTCAGGAGGCCCAGCCTGCCCCCAAGCGAGGGAGCACAAGGCCGCTCTGCACAGGGCACCAGGAACCAGGCGAGGAGGAACCCGGAGAGCTAGAGGCGGCCCAGGAGAGGGCGCTGGGCACAGCTGCTGATTTGGGAACACTGGCCCCAAGAGGACTCCTCGCAGGAGTGACTGAGGGGGCACTGAAGCCAACAGCGGCCGCCAGGACCACATTGCTGGGGGGCAAGGAAGCACAGGCCCTGGCAGTCCCGGGGGGCTCCGCTGAGGAGACAGAAGCCGAGTGGGGTCATGGGGCCTGGCCCGAGGACAAAGGGGCCCGCCTTAGTGTTGCAGCCCCTTGCCAACCGCGCCCCACACATTTTGTGGCCCTCATGGTGACCGAGCCTGGGCTACAAGCAGAAGTGACCAAGGCCCAGGAATACCTGGTCCGCGTGGCCCCACACTGCGCCAACTTCCTAGTGCCTACCCAGAACCTACACCTGACCCTGGCCCTGCTGCGACTGGCAGGCGCTGGGGAGGAGGCGGCTGCCATCGGAGCTCTGAGACGGGCCCTCTTGGCCCCAGGGCTAAATGCACCCCCTCAGCTGAGCTTTAGGAAGCTGGTCCTCCTGGGCCCGCATGTGCTCTGTGCCCCACCCTCTCCCACATTGGAAGACATGGCACAGGTGCTGAGCCACAGGCTGGAAGCCGAGGGGCTGAGTACGCTACAGTCTCCAGGGCAGCTGCACCCCCACCTCACCGTGGCCAAGGTGCCCCATGGTTCCCAGGTCCACctccccaagctggagttcacCCTCAGCCAGGAAGTGGGGTGCCAGCCCCTGCAGACACTCTGGCTGTGCCGTATGGGGAGGACAGGGGGGCCTTTCCAGCCCCTGGCTGAGATCCCCCTGGAGTGACACCCCCAGAACTCTGGAGGAGACAATGGATGCAAACAGCCCACACAGGAAAGACAAAGCAGGAgcctgtgctctctctctctctctctttaattttGGTTTCTCTCAAGCTTCCAAATGGTGCTCAGTGCtccaaggaaaggaaggaaggaaggaaagggaggggagaggaggggaaggggaggcagaggaggaacaTCTGGAAAAAAAGCAGCCTGACAGTCCAGCTGTTTGCAAACTCATAGCACATCCTCCAGTTACATggcagaagagggagggagggagggccaaaaagaaaagggagaggaggaagaaaaataacttaaataaacacacacacaaagaaaagagaaggcaaCATGACGTGAGCTGGTGAtccatgaaggcagggagggaggggaaccaTTTTACCTGTGCTGAACCAAGGGAGGAATgcggagaggagggagggaaaggggaaaaaaaaatcagaagaaacattgggggcagagggaggaggggacacGGAGACAACTTTATACAACTTGAGACGAGGCGGCCCGGCCGGCGTGTCCTCAGTGCGATGTGGCGGCGGAGAATCTGGTGCTGGTGGTGCTGGCACTTCAGGGTGGGGGGCCGAGGACGGGCACAGTCTCTAAGCAGCTCCCCTCACCCCAAACACGGAGGCCCCAAGGGGCTGGGAACAAGAGTCTGTGGCGAAGCAGGTGAGGCAGCGGGCGGTGGGCGGGCTTGCTGGGTGCCCCCGCCGCAGGCGGGCACGGGCTGGACGGCCTGTCTTCTTTCCACTGGCCCCCCGGCATGGGATGGGCCAGGGCGCCGGGTCGGGTACCGGAGTGCAAGctcgaaagagagagagagaaaacactgaGACAGCATTAGTGGAGTGAAAGGCGGACACAGATGAGCCTGCAGACCATGCCCCCAACCCTCCGCTGCCCGTCCCCTCCTACCCAATCCCATCCCTctgaggcaaaaaataaaaacgtaGAAAAATCTCTGTACAGACTCCCCGGTGGGAAAACGGGGGCAGGGACGGTGGCTCTTCCTGGAGCCCACTCCCCACAAATAAATTTACAACCCAAGTCCACGGCTCAAAAACAGAATCCGCAAAGGCAGCGCTGGGGGCTGcagcccctgcccccgcccctccTCGCTGGGTGCTCAGAAGGCTGACAGCTGCGCCAGGCTGAGGCGGCAGTCGATGCTGGAGTTGTCCGGGCCCGTGTAGGCCAGGCCCAGGGGCTCTAGGAAGGCCCGGCAGGCGGCCTCGCCCTCGAAGGCCAGCTCGGCCTGCAGGTAGGAGACTGGCAGCGCAGGGCGGAAGCTATGGAGACAAGAGGAGAAGGTGATGAGGCGGGCGGgcgggagggcaggggagggcccCACGAGTGGGGATGCCCCCCCATTCGGGTACCCACAGGATTTCCTCAGCACAGTACCTGCTGGCTTCCCCACccgcctcccagcctccccacctCAGGGGCTCGGGGGGGCCCGGGGTGGGGTTAGTGGCCCCAGTCCCCAGCTGTGCCCCCCCTCACCCTCACTTACCTGTGCAGGGggccagggaggagaggggacagGAAGGGAAGGGCCCAGCGGGCTCCTCCGCTGGCTGAGGGGCAGGGGCCAGATGGAGGGAGCAGCATACGGCAGGGGATGGGGATGGCAGGGCTGCCAGGGCCACCGTGGGGACCCAGCCCTCGCTGCTTCCCCTGCCCTGCATTACAGTGTCTTTGGGAAGCCAGGCACAGGGGTGCCAGCTAGCACTCACCACTACACACTGAAAGCAATCACTTCCGGCTGCTTCTAAGAGACACTACTGACTGAGCATCTAGCACGAGCCAGATCCTCAGAGCTCCCTGAACCCTCTTCCACAGAGTGTAGCCCTACCCTTTCCAGACCCACAGGAATCAAGGCACCGAGTGAGGGGCCCTAAGTCCTAGAACCCGCTTCTGCTCCAAAGCCAGAGCGTTCATGGAGGCCCTGGGATCAGAGCCCACTGTCTCCCTGTCTCAGCTGGCAGGGCAAGGTCAGCCTCCTTGGAGGGAAGGTGCTGACACAATGAGGTCAATGACAGACTAGGGCCCCACCCACGAGGGGCACTCATGGCTGTGTTCCCAACCAAGGCCAATTCGGTATCAATTAACAAGGACACTCGCCCAACCACACGCCCCTGTGTAGCACAGAAGCTtgagagccaccatgcatggGGCCCATCGTGGCAGCAGACTAAgcagcctcctgcctccccttccttctAACTTCCCAAGCTGGTCATGGAGCTCCATGCACAGCACCCCACACCCTCGTCTGCTCGTGTGACTCCtaccctggctcagcctctccctgAAGTTGGCTTGACCCACACTAGATTCCAGAATGAGTCTCCTAACCTCCAGGCTGACGGTCCCTCCCTAGCTCCAAACTGTGCTGTGACTATGACCTCACACGGAGAGCCACCTGGCCAGGCACTCAAGGCCTCTCCAGTCTACCGGTTGACCTCTTCAACCAGAATTTCTCCACCTTGGCAAGACTGAGCTCTGGGGCCCAATGGCGGTGGCagggcagcatccctggcctccattCACTAGATGCCAAGCGCATCCCCTTGCTGTGACAACCGAAAACCTCTCTTGACATTGCCCAACGTCGCCTGGGTACCTCAATCACCAGACAGAATCATGCGTCTAAACATGAGTCAAGCAACTCATCCCTACCCACAGCAAGCCAGGCACAATGTCTAGTGAACGAAGGACACTGCAGGGGCATGGCCTGACCAGGGGCCTCTGGC
This window encodes:
- the CDC42EP5 gene encoding cdc42 effector protein 5, with amino-acid sequence MPVLKQLGPAQPKKRPDRGALSISAPLGDFRHTLHVGRGGDAFGDTSFLSRHGGGPPPEPRAPLAGAPRSPPPPAVPQSAAPSPADPLLSFHLDLGPSMLDAVLGVMDAARPEAAAAKPDAEPRPGTQPPQARCRPNADLELDDVIGL
- the LENG9 gene encoding leukocyte receptor cluster member 9; translated protein: MAAAGEPELPQEAPATEPAPPPACRFFLEGRCRFGARCRQPHPGAPAPPGREAQREAGAKKPPLRTAADVIQRIRWDPRLDPADFSVGYVDRFLGVREEPFSAFCWDQPLAALGPGVLAVPQHRVRFFRFRGRLVWDRASRTDLVFGSGSAAGRGPTILDAPNTEGAHGAEGAKWTLAGTGQEAQPAPKRGSTRPLCTGHQEPGEEEPGELEAAQERALGTAADLGTLAPRGLLAGVTEGALKPTAAARTTLLGGKEAQALAVPGGSAEETEAEWGHGAWPEDKGARLSVAAPCQPRPTHFVALMVTEPGLQAEVTKAQEYLVRVAPHCANFLVPTQNLHLTLALLRLAGAGEEAAAIGALRRALLAPGLNAPPQLSFRKLVLLGPHVLCAPPSPTLEDMAQVLSHRLEAEGLSTLQSPGQLHPHLTVAKVPHGSQVHLPKLEFTLSQEVGCQPLQTLWLCRMGRTGGPFQPLAEIPLE